From one Micromonospora siamensis genomic stretch:
- a CDS encoding vitamin B12-dependent ribonucleotide reductase has translation MAGDGVTTSRARTKNGAGLKIERVWTTEGVHPYDEVSWERRDVVMTNWRDGSINFEQRGVEFPESWSVNAANIVTTKYFRGAVGTPEREWSLKQLIDRVVGTYRKAGEEYGYFATAADAEVFAHELTWMLLHQVFSFNSPVWFNVGTPSPQQVSACFILSVDDSMDSILDWYKEEGRIFQGGSGAGVNLSRIRSSKELLSSGGTASGPVSFMRGADASAGTIKSGGATRRAAKMVILDVDHPDIEEFVATKAREEDKIRALRDAGFDMDLGGADIVSVQYQNANNSVRVSDEFMTAVENGGGFDLRGRLDGQTIETIDAKKLFRTISEAAWECADPGLQYDDTINDWHTCPETGRITASNPCSEYLHLDNSSCNLASLNLMKFLKADGGFEVEKFVKSVEFVITAMDISICFADFPTERIGETTRAYRQLGIGYANLGALLMATGLPYDSEQGRSVAAAITSLMTGTAYRRSAELAGVVGPYDGYARNAEPHKRVMRKHAAANDAIKPSGTVATAIQREATKQWTLGNKTGDKFGWRNSQASVLAPTGTIGFMMDCDTTGVEPDLALVKFKKLVGGGSMQIVNQTVPRALRSLGYPEEQVEAIVEHIADNGHVVDAPGLKPEHYPVFDCAMGERSIAPMGHVRMMAAIQPFVSGAISKTVNMPEAATVEDVEKIYFEGWKLGLKALAIYRDNCKVGQPLSVAKSNKATEPAATTTAVEPVVEKVVEYRPVRKRLPKKRPSQTVSFSVGGAEGYLTASSYPDDGLGEVFLKMSKQGSTLAGVMDAFSVAISIGLQYGVPLETYVSKFTNMRFEPAGMTDDPDVRMAASVMDYIFRRLALDFLPYDRRAELGIFTAKERAAQLRAEAEAEAGGADLTAMAASAPVEHAEPKTGPVAQPAQEMADVAAAKPAPSVGSSTELLEAVIGKAADAPLCFTCGTKMRPAGSCYVCEGCGSTSGCS, from the coding sequence ATGGCGGGGGACGGCGTGACAACGAGCCGGGCGCGCACCAAGAACGGCGCGGGGCTGAAGATCGAGCGGGTCTGGACGACCGAGGGGGTGCACCCCTACGACGAGGTCTCCTGGGAGCGCCGCGACGTCGTCATGACGAACTGGCGGGACGGCTCGATCAACTTCGAGCAGCGCGGGGTGGAGTTCCCCGAGTCCTGGAGCGTCAACGCGGCCAACATCGTGACCACCAAGTACTTCCGGGGCGCCGTCGGCACCCCGGAGCGGGAGTGGTCGCTCAAGCAGCTCATCGACCGGGTGGTCGGCACCTACCGCAAGGCCGGTGAGGAGTACGGCTACTTCGCCACCGCCGCCGACGCGGAGGTCTTCGCCCACGAGCTGACCTGGATGCTGCTCCACCAGGTGTTCAGCTTCAACTCGCCGGTCTGGTTCAACGTCGGTACGCCGTCGCCGCAGCAGGTCAGCGCCTGCTTCATCCTCAGCGTCGACGACTCGATGGACTCCATCCTCGACTGGTACAAGGAGGAGGGGCGGATCTTCCAGGGCGGCTCGGGCGCCGGGGTCAACCTCTCCCGCATCCGGTCCTCCAAGGAGCTGCTCTCCTCCGGCGGCACCGCCTCCGGTCCGGTCAGCTTCATGCGCGGCGCGGACGCCTCCGCCGGCACCATCAAGTCCGGTGGCGCCACCCGGCGCGCGGCCAAGATGGTCATCCTCGACGTGGACCACCCGGACATCGAGGAGTTCGTGGCGACCAAGGCGCGCGAGGAGGACAAGATCCGCGCGCTGCGGGACGCCGGCTTCGACATGGACCTGGGCGGCGCCGACATCGTCAGCGTGCAGTACCAGAACGCCAACAACTCGGTGCGGGTCTCCGACGAGTTCATGACCGCGGTGGAGAACGGCGGCGGCTTCGACCTGCGCGGCCGGCTCGACGGGCAGACCATCGAGACGATCGACGCCAAGAAGCTGTTCCGCACCATCTCCGAGGCCGCCTGGGAGTGCGCCGACCCCGGCCTGCAGTACGACGACACCATCAACGACTGGCACACCTGCCCGGAGACCGGGCGGATCACCGCGTCGAACCCGTGCTCGGAGTACCTGCACCTGGACAACTCCTCGTGCAACCTGGCCTCGCTCAACCTGATGAAGTTCCTCAAGGCCGACGGCGGCTTCGAGGTGGAGAAGTTCGTCAAGAGCGTCGAGTTCGTCATCACCGCGATGGACATCTCGATCTGCTTCGCCGACTTCCCGACCGAGCGGATCGGCGAGACCACCCGTGCCTACCGGCAGCTCGGCATCGGGTACGCCAACCTCGGCGCGCTGCTGATGGCCACCGGCCTGCCGTACGACTCGGAGCAGGGGCGCTCGGTCGCCGCGGCGATCACCTCGCTGATGACCGGCACCGCGTACCGCCGTTCGGCCGAGCTGGCCGGCGTCGTCGGCCCGTACGACGGCTACGCCCGCAACGCCGAGCCGCACAAGCGGGTCATGCGCAAGCACGCCGCCGCCAACGACGCCATCAAGCCCTCCGGCACGGTCGCCACCGCCATCCAGCGGGAGGCCACCAAGCAGTGGACCCTGGGCAACAAGACCGGTGACAAGTTCGGCTGGCGCAACTCCCAGGCCAGCGTCCTGGCGCCGACCGGCACCATCGGCTTCATGATGGACTGCGACACCACCGGCGTGGAGCCGGACCTGGCGCTGGTCAAGTTCAAGAAGCTGGTCGGCGGCGGCTCCATGCAGATCGTCAACCAGACCGTCCCGCGCGCCCTGCGCAGCCTCGGCTACCCCGAGGAGCAGGTCGAGGCGATCGTCGAGCACATCGCCGACAACGGCCACGTGGTCGACGCCCCCGGCCTGAAGCCGGAGCACTACCCGGTCTTCGACTGCGCGATGGGCGAGCGGTCCATCGCCCCGATGGGTCACGTGCGGATGATGGCGGCGATCCAGCCGTTCGTCTCCGGCGCCATCTCCAAGACGGTCAACATGCCGGAGGCGGCCACCGTCGAGGACGTCGAGAAGATCTACTTCGAGGGCTGGAAGCTCGGCCTCAAGGCGCTGGCGATCTACCGGGACAACTGCAAGGTCGGCCAGCCGCTCTCGGTGGCCAAGTCCAACAAGGCCACCGAGCCGGCCGCGACCACCACCGCCGTCGAGCCGGTGGTGGAGAAGGTCGTGGAGTACCGGCCGGTCCGCAAGCGGCTGCCGAAGAAGCGCCCGTCGCAGACGGTCTCCTTCTCCGTCGGCGGCGCCGAGGGTTACCTCACCGCCTCGTCGTACCCCGACGACGGCCTCGGCGAGGTCTTCCTCAAGATGTCCAAGCAGGGCTCCACCCTGGCCGGCGTGATGGACGCCTTCTCGGTGGCCATCTCCATCGGCCTGCAGTACGGCGTCCCGCTGGAGACGTACGTCAGCAAGTTCACCAACATGCGCTTCGAGCCGGCCGGCATGACCGACGACCCGGACGTGCGGATGGCCGCCTCGGTGATGGACTACATCTTCCGTCGCCTGGCCCTGGACTTCCTGCCGTACGACCGCCGGGCCGAGCTGGGCATCTTCACCGCCAAGGAGCGGGCTGCCCAGCTGCGGGCCGAGGCGGAGGCCGAGGCCGGCGGCGCCGATCTCACCGCCATGGCCGCCTCCGCCCCGGTGGAGCACGCCGAGCCGAAGACCGGCCCGGTCGCCCAGCCGGCGCAGGAGATGGCCGACGTGGCCGCCGCCAAGCCGGCCCCGTCGGTCGGTTCCAGCACCGAGCTGCTGGAGGCCGTGATCGGCAAGGCCGCCGACGCGCCGCTCTGCTTCACCTGCGGCACGAAGATGCGCCCGGCCGGTAGCTGCTACGTCTGCGAGGGCTGCGGCTCCACCAGCGGCTGCAGCTGA
- a CDS encoding DUF2332 domain-containing protein, translated as MTTADSYAAFAAREARGVSPAYERLALAVSRDAELLALLDPLPPAKRQPNLLFGVVRLLGGPVEDPAAFHDWTVAHWPAVEEQIRVRATQTNEIGRCAVLLPVLAALPQPLALLEVGASAGLNLYPDQYSYRYGDHRLGAGEPVLDCDLTGTAPPARLPEVVWRAGLDLNPLDVTDPADVAWLDALIWPEHTHRRERLRAAAEVAAADPPLLVRGDLVDDLPALAAKAPAGATLVVFHTSVLYQVPRSRREAFVELVGDLPGHWIAAETPEVLPYAELPEPPGDGMRNVLALDGRPLAWTAGHGQSLTWFA; from the coding sequence ATGACGACCGCCGACAGCTACGCCGCGTTCGCCGCCCGCGAGGCACGCGGCGTCTCGCCCGCGTACGAGCGCCTGGCGCTGGCCGTGTCCCGCGACGCCGAACTGCTCGCGCTGCTCGACCCGCTGCCGCCGGCGAAGCGGCAACCCAACCTGCTCTTCGGTGTCGTCCGCCTGCTCGGCGGCCCGGTCGAGGACCCGGCCGCCTTCCACGACTGGACGGTCGCGCACTGGCCGGCCGTCGAGGAGCAGATCCGGGTACGCGCGACGCAGACCAACGAGATCGGCCGGTGTGCGGTGCTGCTGCCGGTGCTGGCGGCGCTGCCCCAACCGCTCGCGCTGCTGGAGGTCGGGGCCTCGGCCGGACTGAACCTCTATCCCGACCAGTACTCCTACCGCTACGGCGACCACCGGCTGGGCGCAGGCGAACCCGTCCTCGACTGTGATCTCACCGGGACCGCCCCGCCGGCCCGGCTGCCCGAGGTGGTGTGGCGGGCCGGCCTGGACCTCAACCCGCTCGATGTCACCGACCCGGCCGACGTGGCCTGGTTGGACGCGCTGATCTGGCCCGAGCACACCCACCGGCGGGAGCGGCTGCGGGCCGCCGCCGAGGTGGCCGCCGCCGACCCGCCGCTGCTGGTCCGGGGCGACCTGGTCGACGACCTGCCCGCGCTGGCCGCCAAGGCGCCGGCCGGCGCGACGCTGGTGGTGTTCCACACCTCGGTGCTCTACCAGGTGCCCCGGTCGCGCCGGGAGGCGTTCGTCGAGCTGGTCGGCGACCTGCCCGGCCACTGGATCGCCGCGGAGACGCCGGAGGTGCTGCCATACGCCGAGTTGCCGGAGCCACCGGGCGACGGGATGCGCAACGTGCTCGCGCTGGACGGCCGCCCACTGGCCTGGACGGCGGGCCACGGCCAGTCCCTCACCTGGTTCGCCTGA
- a CDS encoding DUF5522 domain-containing protein, translating to MTGERRPLADRPLTEPHPSRLSPDHPDRERILAAHAAALAAGEAGYLDPATGLFVLSAGFLARRGTCCGRGCRHCPYVDD from the coding sequence GTGACCGGAGAGCGACGACCGCTGGCGGACCGGCCGCTGACCGAGCCCCACCCGTCCCGGCTGTCCCCGGACCACCCCGACCGGGAGCGGATCCTCGCCGCTCACGCGGCGGCACTGGCCGCCGGGGAGGCCGGCTACCTCGACCCGGCCACCGGGCTGTTCGTGCTCAGCGCGGGCTTCCTCGCCCGGCGCGGCACCTGCTGTGGGCGAGGCTGCCGGCACTGTCCGTATGTGGACGATTGA
- a CDS encoding type II toxin-antitoxin system RelE family toxin, with protein MKVQIDRDVLIWLHKQPRNVFLTVLSAILGLVSDPTPQNSTEMRNGSGRRLRVGDYRVLYGLDGDELTIHAVGHRKDVYS; from the coding sequence GTGAAGGTTCAGATCGACCGGGACGTGCTGATCTGGCTGCACAAGCAGCCACGCAACGTCTTCCTGACCGTCCTGAGCGCGATCCTCGGCCTGGTGTCCGATCCGACGCCGCAGAACTCCACCGAGATGCGCAACGGGTCCGGGCGTCGACTCCGCGTTGGTGACTACCGAGTGCTCTACGGTCTCGACGGCGACGAGTTGACCATTCACGCGGTCGGGCATCGTAAGGACGTCTACTCCTGA
- a CDS encoding DUF397 domain-containing protein, with translation MDSQWRKSSRSGSNGACVEARHVQPAVEVRDSKDADGPILRFSGDAWSTFVTGLKR, from the coding sequence GTGGACTCGCAGTGGCGCAAGAGCAGCCGGAGCGGCAGCAACGGCGCCTGTGTCGAAGCGAGGCACGTGCAGCCGGCCGTCGAGGTCCGCGACAGCAAGGATGCCGACGGCCCGATCCTCCGCTTCAGCGGTGACGCCTGGTCGACCTTCGTCACCGGCCTGAAGCGCTAG
- a CDS encoding helix-turn-helix domain-containing protein, whose product MESPTFVRFQLGAQLRRVREDATVTAEQAAEVIEVSASTLRRIEAGRVGIKGPALNALLDRYGVTDAELRDTLLSMAKTGKQRGWWAKYGDLPSSYRQYIGLESAAEEVHNFETLVVPGLLQTPGYARAMMAEDPFEPSPDAVERRVAVRTQRQELIGSGKLRLVAVLDEAVLRRQIGGSAVMADQLTALLDAGKRWNVTLQVIPFREGAYAAMMSSFHVLNFADGPSVVYIEGLTGDLYAEGEDVRRCTVVFNSLRGAALSPSDSAAMIEEIRNAGQRE is encoded by the coding sequence ATGGAAAGTCCGACCTTCGTTCGCTTCCAGCTCGGCGCGCAGCTCCGGCGGGTCCGGGAAGACGCCACCGTGACCGCCGAGCAGGCCGCCGAGGTCATCGAGGTGTCGGCCAGCACGCTGCGACGAATCGAGGCGGGGCGGGTCGGCATCAAGGGGCCCGCGCTCAATGCTCTGCTCGACCGGTACGGCGTCACCGACGCGGAACTGCGGGACACGTTGCTGTCCATGGCGAAAACCGGTAAGCAGCGCGGCTGGTGGGCGAAGTACGGCGACCTGCCGTCGTCGTACCGCCAGTACATCGGCCTGGAGTCGGCCGCTGAAGAGGTGCACAACTTCGAGACACTGGTGGTGCCTGGGCTTCTCCAGACACCCGGCTACGCACGCGCGATGATGGCCGAAGATCCCTTCGAGCCGTCTCCCGATGCCGTCGAGCGTCGGGTTGCCGTACGAACCCAACGCCAGGAGCTGATCGGCTCCGGAAAGCTGCGCCTCGTCGCTGTGCTGGACGAGGCGGTGCTACGCCGTCAGATCGGTGGGTCAGCGGTCATGGCCGACCAGCTCACCGCTCTTCTCGACGCAGGCAAGCGGTGGAACGTCACCCTTCAGGTCATCCCGTTTCGGGAGGGTGCCTACGCGGCCATGATGTCGAGCTTCCACGTCCTCAACTTCGCCGACGGTCCGAGTGTCGTCTACATCGAGGGCCTGACTGGCGACCTCTACGCAGAAGGCGAGGATGTGCGCCGCTGTACGGTGGTGTTCAACAGCCTGCGCGGCGCGGCCTTGTCACCCAGCGACTCGGCCGCCATGATCGAGGAGATTCGGAACGCAGGGCAAAGGGAGTAG
- a CDS encoding class I SAM-dependent methyltransferase, with translation MPYRLVETDPPADAVRRLTLVPFLPDGSCAAVPDGHGELRLPAGAVRDGEHWLLDAALRIPLETAGFRPQRVHPFAADGDHLYAWLDGDRYSGRRPHATVELVTGPAAALATRLATAGRPEQARAVRDGARSLRGQDDASWYADAVRLLEPAYLRGETPQAGSGFGGDAAQWRALREMVVDGVYGDGSFLDLGCANGLLLESVVEWAAERGHRLDPYGVDLAPGLVALARRRLPHWADRFEVGNAIGWRPADGRRFGYVHLLLDLVPPTRRAQLVRHARELVAPGGRLLVSHYQATGGTDLTAAEHLRWLGFRVHGSSAGADPQCATTAWLDV, from the coding sequence GTGCCCTACCGCCTCGTCGAGACCGACCCGCCAGCGGACGCCGTACGCCGGTTGACCCTGGTGCCCTTCCTGCCGGACGGCTCCTGCGCGGCCGTACCCGATGGGCACGGTGAGCTGCGACTACCCGCCGGTGCGGTGCGCGACGGTGAGCACTGGCTGCTCGACGCGGCGCTGCGGATCCCGCTGGAGACGGCCGGGTTCCGGCCGCAGCGGGTGCACCCGTTCGCCGCCGACGGCGACCACCTGTACGCCTGGTTGGACGGTGACCGGTATTCCGGCCGCCGGCCGCACGCCACGGTGGAGCTGGTCACCGGCCCGGCGGCGGCGCTCGCGACACGGCTGGCGACGGCGGGCCGACCCGAGCAGGCCCGCGCGGTCCGCGACGGGGCCCGGTCGCTGCGCGGGCAGGATGACGCGAGTTGGTACGCCGACGCCGTGCGACTGCTGGAGCCGGCCTACCTGCGTGGGGAAACTCCGCAGGCCGGCTCGGGCTTCGGCGGCGACGCCGCGCAGTGGCGGGCCCTGCGGGAGATGGTCGTCGACGGGGTGTACGGCGACGGCAGCTTCCTCGACCTGGGCTGCGCCAACGGGCTGCTGCTGGAGTCGGTGGTGGAGTGGGCGGCCGAGCGTGGCCACCGGCTGGACCCGTACGGGGTGGACCTGGCGCCCGGGCTGGTGGCGCTGGCCCGGCGGCGGTTGCCGCACTGGGCGGACCGGTTCGAGGTCGGCAACGCGATCGGCTGGCGTCCCGCCGATGGCCGGCGCTTCGGCTACGTGCACCTGCTGCTGGACCTGGTGCCGCCGACCCGCCGGGCGCAGCTGGTCCGGCACGCCCGGGAGCTGGTCGCGCCCGGTGGGCGGCTGCTGGTGAGCCACTACCAGGCGACCGGCGGCACGGACCTCACGGCGGCGGAACACCTGCGCTGGCTGGGCTTCCGGGTGCACGGTTCCAGCGCGGGCGCCGACCCGCAGTGCGCCACCACCGCCTGGCTGGACGTCTGA
- a CDS encoding type II toxin-antitoxin system Phd/YefM family antitoxin — protein MERITLREFRDGAGRVLEGVERTGDPVIITKYERPVAVLIGIDEWEEIEALRDRRDSAVIERSRTEGQFVPLSAALESLGVDPREVEALLAERTNGAAA, from the coding sequence ATGGAGAGGATCACGCTGAGAGAGTTTCGTGACGGTGCGGGCCGGGTGCTGGAGGGCGTCGAGCGCACCGGTGACCCCGTCATCATCACGAAGTACGAGCGGCCAGTGGCCGTTCTGATCGGCATTGACGAGTGGGAGGAGATCGAGGCGTTGCGGGACCGTCGGGACTCCGCCGTGATCGAGCGTTCCCGTACCGAAGGCCAGTTCGTGCCGCTCTCAGCGGCCCTGGAGTCGCTCGGAGTTGATCCGCGTGAGGTGGAGGCGCTGCTGGCCGAGCGGACCAACGGTGCGGCGGCGTGA
- a CDS encoding class I SAM-dependent DNA methyltransferase yields MPEPHWMTETRTAYDTVAVDYDRLIPEVVEGPMDTGMLAAFAEQVGRTGPVAEIGCGTGRITAHLRDLGLDIFGVDLSPGMVEVARKRHPELRFAVGSMTDLSLTDGGLAGLVAWYSIIHLPPETLPEVFAEFHRVLAPGGRLLLAFKAGGCLDRLAAAYGHTVSYDVHWHSTDRVADDLTAAGFTIRARLDREAEGFDRGPQGFLLATRPDGGARA; encoded by the coding sequence ATGCCGGAACCGCACTGGATGACCGAGACCAGGACCGCGTACGACACCGTCGCCGTCGACTACGACCGGCTCATCCCCGAGGTGGTGGAGGGGCCGATGGACACCGGGATGCTGGCCGCCTTCGCCGAGCAGGTCGGCCGTACCGGCCCGGTGGCCGAGATCGGCTGCGGCACCGGGCGGATCACCGCCCACCTGCGCGACCTGGGGCTGGACATCTTCGGGGTCGACCTGTCGCCCGGCATGGTGGAGGTGGCCCGCAAGCGGCACCCCGAGCTGCGTTTCGCGGTCGGCTCGATGACCGACCTGAGCCTCACCGACGGCGGCCTGGCCGGTCTGGTCGCCTGGTACTCGATCATCCACCTGCCACCGGAGACGCTGCCGGAGGTGTTCGCGGAGTTCCACCGGGTGCTCGCCCCGGGCGGTCGGCTGCTGCTCGCGTTCAAGGCCGGTGGCTGCCTCGACCGCCTCGCCGCGGCGTACGGCCACACCGTCTCCTACGACGTGCACTGGCACTCGACGGACCGGGTCGCCGACGATCTCACGGCCGCGGGGTTCACGATCCGGGCCCGGCTCGACCGGGAGGCCGAGGGCTTCGACCGGGGTCCGCAGGGGTTCCTGCTGGCCACCCGGCCGGACGGGGGTGCGCGGGCGTGA
- a CDS encoding asparaginase, which yields MSVALFALGGTIAMAGTGSGGVVNRLTAADLTAAVPQLADIPLDVRDVDAVPSAALTYPQILDLVDAAGAAVAAGATGVVVTQGTDTLEETAYLADLVWPHPAPLVVTGAMRNPTLAGPDGPANLLAAVRVAAAPAARDLGVLVAFNDEVHAARYVRKTHSTSTATFASPNTGPLGHLVEGQVRLLTRPPRHAPLSEVDRGRLAATRVALHTVTLDDDVALLDAVARDRDGLVVAGFGVGHVPPAFAPALGALAERMPVVLTSRTGAGAVLRNTYGAVGSETDLQRRGLVNGGLLDPYKAKVLLRLLLAGGADRAQVRAAFHRHG from the coding sequence GTGAGCGTCGCGTTGTTCGCCCTCGGCGGCACCATCGCGATGGCCGGCACCGGCAGCGGGGGAGTGGTTAACCGGCTCACCGCCGCCGACCTCACCGCCGCCGTGCCGCAACTGGCCGACATCCCGCTGGACGTTCGGGACGTCGACGCGGTGCCCAGCGCCGCGCTGACGTACCCGCAGATCCTCGACCTGGTCGACGCGGCCGGCGCGGCGGTGGCCGCCGGGGCGACCGGGGTGGTGGTCACCCAGGGCACCGACACCCTGGAGGAGACGGCGTACCTGGCCGACCTGGTCTGGCCGCACCCGGCGCCGCTGGTCGTCACCGGCGCGATGCGCAACCCCACCCTGGCCGGGCCGGACGGGCCGGCGAACCTGCTGGCCGCCGTCCGGGTCGCCGCCGCGCCGGCCGCCCGCGACCTCGGGGTGCTCGTCGCGTTCAACGACGAGGTGCACGCCGCCCGGTACGTCCGCAAGACGCACAGCACCAGCACCGCCACCTTCGCCTCGCCGAACACCGGACCGCTCGGTCACCTCGTCGAGGGCCAGGTACGTCTGCTCACCCGCCCGCCCCGGCACGCGCCGCTGTCCGAGGTGGACCGCGGCCGGCTGGCCGCCACCCGGGTGGCGCTGCACACCGTCACCCTCGACGACGACGTCGCGCTGCTCGACGCGGTGGCCCGCGACCGGGACGGGCTGGTGGTGGCCGGCTTCGGCGTCGGGCACGTGCCCCCGGCGTTCGCCCCGGCGCTGGGTGCCCTCGCCGAACGGATGCCGGTGGTGCTCACCTCGCGTACCGGGGCCGGCGCGGTGCTGCGCAACACCTACGGGGCGGTCGGCTCGGAGACCGACCTGCAGCGGCGCGGCCTGGTCAACGGGGGGCTGCTCGACCCGTACAAGGCGAAGGTGCTGCTGCGGCTGCTGCTGGCCGGTGGCGCGGACCGGGCGCAGGTGCGCGCCGCCTTCCACCGGCACGGCTGA
- a CDS encoding nucleotidyltransferase domain-containing protein, producing MIEDLPARFLARVDRLLPGYVRGFYVVGSAALGAWLPGVSDLDAVILTSRTATEEDLSRLRAVHEQMPAEPHLDGVYLDPALARRWPADRRPVPFVVDGRFITREPCGELTPVLWLTLRRYGIRVRGPEVGDLGVRVDQEQLRRYNLENLRDYWGGAAAALSAALARVPEDQVVDADRVAWFVLGPARLHHTLARSDVISKAAAGAYLGELFPEYADLARRAVRWRAGESERFTAGDLATAVRSVNAVVGDAWRRFGDDPVTKPS from the coding sequence ATGATCGAGGATCTGCCGGCCCGATTCCTGGCTCGCGTCGACCGACTGTTGCCGGGGTATGTGCGCGGGTTCTACGTCGTCGGGTCGGCCGCGTTGGGAGCCTGGCTGCCCGGGGTCAGCGACCTGGACGCGGTCATCCTGACCTCCCGCACGGCGACAGAGGAGGACCTGAGCCGGCTGCGGGCCGTACACGAGCAGATGCCGGCGGAGCCGCATCTCGACGGCGTCTATCTCGATCCGGCACTGGCCCGGCGCTGGCCGGCCGACCGGCGGCCGGTGCCGTTCGTGGTGGACGGGCGGTTCATCACGAGGGAGCCGTGCGGGGAACTCACGCCGGTCCTCTGGCTGACACTGCGTCGGTACGGCATCCGGGTACGCGGTCCGGAGGTCGGTGACCTCGGCGTACGGGTCGACCAGGAGCAGCTGCGCCGGTACAACCTGGAGAACCTGCGGGACTACTGGGGCGGGGCCGCGGCCGCGCTCTCGGCCGCGCTGGCCCGTGTCCCCGAGGATCAGGTGGTCGATGCGGATCGGGTGGCATGGTTCGTGCTGGGTCCGGCTCGGCTGCACCACACGTTGGCCCGCTCCGACGTGATCTCGAAGGCGGCTGCCGGGGCATACCTGGGTGAGCTCTTCCCGGAGTACGCCGACCTCGCCCGACGGGCGGTCCGGTGGCGGGCGGGGGAGTCGGAGCGGTTCACCGCAGGGGATCTGGCCACGGCGGTGCGCAGCGTGAACGCGGTGGTGGGCGACGCGTGGCGACGATTCGGCGATGACCCGGTGACTAAGCCTTCGTGA
- a CDS encoding PIN domain-containing protein → MTRPRVLDISALLALHKGHPQVFHLLTRADAGEVTVVIPATVLAEANFTMQYTESEWEAILLIAGITVTPLSQHIAVEVGGWRGDLATRHTVHEARAVRGVVVTCDPGGYQGYQVPLLAM, encoded by the coding sequence ATGACCCGCCCGAGGGTCCTGGACATCTCCGCACTGCTGGCTCTTCACAAGGGCCACCCGCAGGTGTTCCATCTGCTCACCCGCGCCGACGCCGGTGAGGTCACGGTGGTCATTCCGGCGACTGTGCTCGCGGAGGCCAATTTCACCATGCAATACACGGAGAGCGAGTGGGAGGCGATCCTCCTGATCGCCGGCATCACCGTTACTCCGCTGTCGCAGCACATCGCCGTGGAGGTCGGCGGGTGGCGCGGCGATCTGGCGACCCGACACACGGTGCACGAGGCGCGTGCGGTGCGGGGAGTGGTGGTGACCTGCGATCCCGGTGGTTACCAGGGATATCAGGTGCCGCTGTTGGCGATGTGA
- a CDS encoding FAD-dependent oxidoreductase, producing MRRRIAVVGAGPAGLTFARVLHRHGHPVTVLERDPDPHARPPGGTLDLHPGMGQLALDKAGLLAEFRALSRPEGQAMRLLATDGTVLRDWPARLDDPANPEIDRGQLRDLLLGPLDVQWGRGVTQVVPGTRDGVLVHFTDGPQEAYDLVVGADGAWSRVRPALSSATPHYTGVTMVETSLDDVDARHPDLARLVGDGSLAVYGVNRGLVAQRNSGGHVKVYAQFRTPLDWHTGLEPNDVEAVRARLLALFDGWAAPVLDLLRRGTTFVPRPLHVLPVPHTWPHVPGVTLLGDAAHLMPPLGAGANLAMLEGAELAEAVAADPEDLAGAVRDFEVRMWARAARWARITAAGLERLVSPDPAQALALFDEVNS from the coding sequence ATGAGACGTCGTATCGCCGTGGTCGGCGCGGGCCCCGCCGGGCTCACCTTCGCCCGCGTTCTGCACCGTCACGGCCACCCCGTCACCGTCCTCGAACGCGATCCCGACCCCCACGCTCGCCCACCGGGCGGCACCCTGGACCTGCACCCGGGGATGGGCCAGCTCGCTCTGGACAAGGCGGGGCTGCTGGCGGAGTTCAGGGCGCTGTCCCGCCCCGAGGGACAGGCCATGCGCCTCCTCGCCACGGACGGGACCGTCCTGCGCGACTGGCCGGCCCGGCTGGACGACCCGGCCAATCCCGAGATCGACCGCGGGCAGCTCCGTGACCTGCTGCTCGGCCCGCTCGACGTCCAGTGGGGCCGGGGCGTGACGCAGGTGGTGCCGGGGACCCGGGACGGCGTCCTGGTCCATTTCACCGATGGACCACAGGAGGCGTACGACCTGGTGGTCGGCGCCGACGGCGCCTGGTCGCGGGTACGCCCGGCGCTCTCGTCGGCGACGCCGCACTACACCGGCGTCACCATGGTCGAGACGTCCCTCGACGACGTCGACGCCCGCCACCCAGACCTCGCCAGGTTGGTCGGTGACGGTTCGCTGGCCGTGTACGGCGTGAACCGGGGTCTGGTCGCCCAGCGCAACAGCGGCGGCCACGTCAAGGTGTACGCCCAGTTCCGCACGCCGCTGGACTGGCACACCGGCCTCGAACCGAACGACGTCGAGGCCGTGCGGGCGAGGTTGCTGGCGCTCTTCGACGGCTGGGCCGCCCCCGTCCTCGACCTGCTGCGCCGCGGCACCACCTTCGTCCCCCGCCCGCTGCACGTGCTGCCGGTCCCGCACACCTGGCCGCACGTTCCCGGAGTGACGCTGCTGGGTGACGCCGCCCATCTGATGCCGCCGTTGGGAGCGGGCGCGAACCTCGCGATGCTGGAGGGCGCCGAACTCGCCGAGGCCGTCGCCGCCGACCCGGAGGACCTGGCCGGGGCCGTCCGCGACTTCGAGGTACGGATGTGGGCGCGGGCCGCCAGGTGGGCGAGGATCACGGCGGCCGGGCTGGAACGCCTGGTGAGCCCGGATCCCGCCCAGGCCCTGGCCCTCTTCGACGAGGTCAACTCCTGA